The genomic stretch GACAGCCAACACCCAGGGCAGCCCGGGGACATAAAAAGCATGTTGGACTGCAAGTCAGGCACCTGAGTCCCTGTCCTGTTTCCATCCACTTATTTAGCTGTTGATCTCAGGCAAATCACTTCCTACTTCCtgctccagtttcctcatctttcaagTAGAGATAGTAAGCAGCGCCTACCCAGCAGAGAGCTTTTGAGAATCCCATGATAGGTCTATATCTCCCCACCCCCTAGAACAGCTGGCATCATGTAGGCGCTCATCATATACCTGTTGGGCTCAACTCAAGTTAAATATAAACTTCAGGGCAAAGGAGAGAAGCATCATCATGGTTATCATCACCATGCCTAGGGCCACCTTGGCCCTGGGCACCCTTTAGGTTCTCTGGGTTTAGATGGTTGGCTGAGCCCAGCTTTTCAGGAGAGCAATCTTACAAGGGTTCTCAGTTGAGCAGTGCAAGTCCATCCACCAACGCCCTGATCCCATTTGGCCCAGACAGATTCCTGGCCTCAATCCCTCTTGACTACCCTCAGAGTCACTGCCTCCACCCTGGGTTAatgatgccatttaaaaaatttaagacaaaCATTTCCTGCCCTGTCCCAAGGCCTTGGGAAGCATAATGTGGAGACTGTCTATGTCATTCTTAAGCAGCCCCCTCCAATACCAGCTCCTGACAAGAATGTTACAGGAGAGGACACACAAGTGACTGTGGACAAGGTGGGGAGCAAGAAGTCTGTCTGCCGCTTGCCAAGCACAGGGCGGCACGGCTCTGTGAGATCAGACGGGACGAGGAAGTTTGAAAAAGCCAAGGGATCTGCACCATCACAGAAAAGATGACAGGCAGCCACGTCGCCTTGACAGGTTGGGAGGTGGTGTGCACCCAACAGCCTCCCGGCCCTGTCCAGAGTCTCCCTGGTCACAGGGCCTGCCTCCCCATAGGGCCTCATGCCCAGCAGGAGAGAGTGGATGTTTACAGCCTGACGCGGGTGTTGGCCTCAGGCACACTGGCGACATTATGCCTGCCAGAGAGCATGGCGGTGCCGTCATCCCTGAGGGGTTGCCAAGACAGCCGTTTTCTGGGCATGGCCTGGCAGATCAGCTGGGGAACCCGTGGCCCCTCCACCCACGACCCTGCTGAGGGAAGGGTGGTGCTGCCTGACTGGGGGCTGATGCCTACTGGATTGGGCTCCATTTCCTGTGAACATTGCACAAAGGAAGTGTTCTCCCACCCCATGGCCAAAGGCCAATACCCACCATGTTCCCTACTTCCTGGCccttgctggggggagggggagaaaaagaggaacaggggttcctccccactcccatcatGATCACTCCCTGTGCAGTCCTATCATGCCTTAGACTCAACTCACATTAGCTCCTTCATGTGCACACATGTTCAAGGGCACACATGCCTGCACAGCATGTGTCCAAATGTACCGCATGCCTCCCTGCAGGGCTTGGGAAAGGAGGCCACAGGAGCCCTGCTCCACCCAGAAATACTCCATCTGGAGTAGGCATGAGGCAGGGAATGAAGGACCTGTCTTCAGGTGTCAGCTCTCCTAGCCACATGCTTATTTCTGAGCAAGCAGGAAACGTCCCCAAAGATGAAAGAACGTCACAGACCCACACCACAGGAAATTGCATCCCTATGCGGGGGAAGCCCCTTCCTCTGactaaaaatatttcccttccTCCCGACTTCCGCCCTGAGTTTGAGAAGAAACTGGGTGGAATTATGAATTCAAGGAACAGTGACAACTAGGAACAGCCACGTGGCTGACAAAGAGTGTGTAAGAGTCAGCCTGGGGGCAGGAACACTTACATGCAGGATGGAGCCCTGAGCTCCTTCACATATTTGCATTCTCCATGGATGCAGAAGTCCTTGTATTTCCTAAGACATGGGTCTCTCTTCTTTCCCAACCCCttgcctttcttctttcttttcccacgCTCTTCCTTGCTGGGTGTGGCCAGAGCTTGTGGCTTTGAGGAGAAAGGAGCTGCAGGAGAAAAGTACTCTGTTAAGTCTTTGGCATCCCCCCACCGACCCCTACAGAGAAAGAATCAGAAGAGCACAGCATCTGGAAGGAGAATGTACTCTTTGATCCCACCTGAAGTCAGAAGCCTGGGGAGCCCATTGGCTTAGTACCTCCCGAGGGCTGAAGAGTGGGCAGAATCACCAGAAAGTGGTGGAAGAAGTAGAGGCCAGTGGGGTCCCAAGGAAGGCATTTCACAAATTCCGTTTAAGAACTTCATTCCAAGAATGCTAGCTAGTTTCAACTGATTGGGCAATTCTACCAACCACCTCACCCCCATTCCACTGTCCATCCCCATCTCCTATTGTCCCATGCCAACTTGGTTCTATGTTGGCCTTAAATCAACCTCATTTCCTGATGCTGCACTCAGTGGCCCACTTGCAGGAAGACAGTGTCAGAGATTAAATTGCTTCTGGAGAAGGTTCTTGgagggtttttttggggggtggggtaagggggtgTCATAAAATAAGAACAGTGCCCATATCCAAGTGGACTCCTCTGGGGTACCTATTAGCACCAGGGTACCATGACCTTAGCAAGTAAGCCATCACTGTTCAGGGCCTTGCTTTTTTTACTTCAAGCGAAACATttgccctgctctgtgccctttGCAGCTCACCACTTCTCTCACAGGTCCATTTACATTTATCCCCAAATGTCCTGGCTCTCTAGGATAGGGAGTACAGTGTgtagaagggatagagagataaaaagtaAGGAACTATCCAGAAGGAACTGAAACAACGATGACTCCCTCCATTCTTTCACACTTCAAAAGGGAAAAACCACCTCACACAGACATCCAGCTGGGACTGAACATAGGCTACGCCCATCAGCCCAGGGGTCTGACACCAGTGCCCCCtgttccctgcccccagctggaaAAAAGGTGCCCACTGTCCATGGCTGTAGCTAAGTATCTGGCAGATAGGTGAGCACCAAACATTAGACTGGAAATCTACAATCCTCAAGCTGGAAATGACTTCAAAGAATATTATGGCTTTccacactggctggtgtggctcagttggttgagtgtcatcccatgcactgaagggtaggcagttcaattccccgtcagagcacatgcccaggttacaggttcgatcccagtcggACAGTGTACAgggagcaaccaatcaatgtttctctctcacatcaatgtttctctctctctctctctctctctctctctctctctctctctctgtcccttcctgtctctctaaaatcaataaaaacatttaaaaaaatagtatggcTTTCCATTTCAAGTGAAAAACTTGAGGTCCCAAAAggcagtaacttgcccaagatcatacaaAGTCATACAGGGTTTGAATCAGAAGCATAATCTCTGGATTCCATATCCAGGGCTCCTTCCCAATACACCAAGCTGCCTCACacactcctgtcccctcctccagACAAGTCTAGGGCACCTGGCATGCTGAGCCAGGAATGAGACAATAAATGGGCTCTGAAGTCAGCAGACCTGTGCTCTAATTTCAGCCATGTGAActcgggcaagtcacttaatctctctgaatctTGGGATTCTTGATAAAAAGTGAACAATAAGAGTTCCCATCTCAGAGGGTTGCTATAAGGATTAATTAACCCACAATAACATGTTGAGTGCCTAGaacacagtaggcacttaataaaagATGCCCAGACAACCCAGGGACCAGAGCTGTGGTGAAATTGAGGCAGATAGCCCAAGTCAATCAGAGAGGCGAGGGAAAGAGTGACAGGGTGACTACCTGTCTCCTGCCAGGCGGAGGGAGTAGTGAGTCAGGTTTGCAGAGGTATGAGGAGCAGGCATGTGGGTGGAGGGTGAGTCACAGCCCAGCCCGCCCAGCCTAGGAGGTGAGGGCCAGGAGCATTCAGGGGTGACCAGAAAGGTCCACGGGGAGAGGATGAAGAGTGAGAGTCCAGGTCCAGCTCTGCAGCAGACCCCTGATTTATACAAAGCAGATACAGCCCCTAAGGGAAGCGCTGGataaggagggagaaggggtcTCTGGGCGGGGCTAGAACAGGTGAGTATCTTTCCAACCAAATATAGTCATTCCGGTCCTCCAGGGCTCAGTCCCTGCTCCACCCTCAGGAATTGCTGCAGGTGGCTGGGTCCGGGATGCGGGCCATGTCAGAGGCTCTGGACTCTGCCCCATCTGTACCAATACTCAGCCATAGCCACATCTGCTGATTGGAGGACCCACTGGGCCCTTCCTCCCTTGGAGTTTCTCTCAGGGGCTCAAGGTGGCCAGGAAGTCTCCAGGTTTGGGGGAGGATTTGTAGGCACCCAGCATAGCAATACAGCTCCCTAGGGACCCAGTGCTCCTCATTCATAGCCTCCCCTGGAGGTGCTGTCTTCACCTGGGGAGACCAACCGTTTCTCATTCCCCTCTATTTCCCCAACCTGGAGACAGGTGGATGGAGAAGTCTAACACtgcatgcctactatgtgcctacCATCTCCACATCTGTTATTTTCTACATAATAGTCATTTGATGCGGAAATTAGGACTTAATGCCCATTTTTACATAGAAACTCTAGGGAAAGCATCTCAATCATTCCTTGTTCCTACCACTCAGCATACCTCAGAGGAATGTACGGACCCCAGACACCTTGCCTGTTTCAATGTGCTCCAAGGTACCCGTACCCAGAAGAACAGCAACTTGGAATATGGGAACCAAGAGCAAGAAAGAGCGGGGTCCACGTTCCGGGATCCATCAGGAAGCTCGCCAGGCCGAGCAGCTTTTCCTTGAAGTCTTCCATAAATACCCCAAACCCACAGGTGCCCAAACAACAAGAATCCGGGGTCTGCTTATTCTtcacctgcctgcccaccagGGTCTGAGGATGGGCagcccccacacccacctctgAAAAGATCCAGGTCGGCCTCTTCTAAGTCCAGGACTTCCCGGCCTCTGTCGCCTCCGGGGGGCAGCAGCTGGTCCGTAGATTCAGTGGGAGAtcccaggttgctggttccacCCGCCAGCCCTCTCCGAAGCCGCTCCAGGCTCTCTCCGGTCACCAACGCCGAGAGCACTGCGAGTGAAGGGGCGAGGCCGCATCAGACCCTCCGCCCAGACCCCGGGTCGCCACACGATGCCAGCGCCCGCCTGCCAGGGTGCACGGGCCCCACCAAGTGGCCCACGCCAGGGGCGCTGCAGCGACCTTCCCCCGGTACCCCCAGAGAgcgtccccatcctcccctcccccccgcaccaCCCCCGACCTCCCGGGGCCTCGGCAGCCCTCTTACCTGCAGCTAGGAAGAGCTTCAGCACCACCGACGGCAGCAGCTTCATGTTCCCGGACCCAGCGGCGGCTACGAGGCAACAATCACTTTGGAGGCAGCGGCCCCGGGGCGCTGGCACAGGAACTGGGGCGGGAGGAGCGCAGGAGATTCCGTGGGGCACGGTCGCCGCCGGCCTTTGGGTGCAAGCCTTGCTGGAACCTGCGCGGAGCTAGTGGCCGCTGGGCTTCGGTCTGCTCACTCCGTCGGTCCGTGCGTGCGTCCGTCCGCCCGTGCCCCTGCGCTTCGGTCAGGGTGGCCTGCAACGTGATGCGTGCAGCTCCTTCGGTGGACTGAGCGCTGCCAGCGCGCGGCCGGGAATAAGGCTCGGGGAGGCGCCgacgctccgccccgccccgcgccatcccctccccttccccctcccgcgCTGGGACATCGCCCGGCTCCCGGCGCCTGCAGAATAGCCCCCGACCCGGCGGGCGCGACTGGGAAGGGGGCGGGAGTAGGGGCGGCGCTCACATTTTTTGGGACCAGGCCAGGGCAGCCAGGGCCTGACTGTGGGTAAGACTGGTAACCGGCAGGTGGCGGGAACCAGTTCCTACCTTTCCCCAAACCCTGGCCTCGTTGCAGCCTTGCGACTGCTGAGCTGAGTTCTGTTCTTGGACACCCCtcattccttcccttctcccaggcCCAGTCCCTCAGGCCTCCCTGCTCCCAACCAGGGCTCTCCACCATGTCAGCTTCTGAGTTTTGGAAACTCGCTTCTTTGCCTACTAACACTGCAAGTAGTAagtaataatacatttatttgtcattttaaaagtaGACACATGAATGCCAGCCGATCTCATGAGCCCCAGGGTAACCAGAGTTGCAATTGCAGGCGCTTGGTATCAATCCAACAACAGCAAAGGAGGTTAGGATTCTTCCAGCCAGGGAGTGGCTCCCCCATCTTCCCCCCCGCCTAGAGGACATAGTACCCATTAGGATTTTTGAACTATGGGTTATAATTCCCAGGCTTCTGGGATTGGACAACCCAGGCTATGAAACAAGCCTCATACTTTTCCTTGCCTTTGAATATCACCTTCTTCCCCAACATAAAAATTGAGCCCACTCCTGCAGGATGAAGCTAGCTAGCCTAGGGTTGCTTTGTTCAACAGGTGCCAGGagattgatgtgtttctcttccAACCTGTTTATTGTGACTAGGGTCTCCTGAAGTCAATGTCCTGACCCAAAGAAATGACTCTCAGTAGGTATTTCAGCTCGTGGGGACGTGCTGGGAAGGGATTTGTATGACACAGGGCTGGGTTGGCATTCAGAGCCCTCAAATTGTGCCAGATAGAGCTGCTTCCGCCCATGTGTAGGGATAAAAACAGGCCTGCTATTTATACATAGTCTATCCGACtgtccctctccatccccactttTGCAAGGGTCAATCAGGCTCTGCCCTCTTAACCTGCCCCGGGCAGCCCTCCCCAGCCTAGGTTCTAAGGTGCACTAGAATGACTACAGCCCTAAATTGGAATGCTGCCTTTTCTACTTACTGTCTGACTTTGGACAAGATATTTAatctcactgagcctcagtttccacacctcTGAAAAGGGGATAACAGTAATAATGTTAGCACCTACTTTGGAGAGAGGTTTTTGAAGATTGAACAAGGGAACACATATAAAGCAGTTAGTATAGTGCCAGGCACATTATAAACTCTCAATAAATGtgacattatcatcatcatcatcatcatcactaagCATTCCACCTTGATCACTCCATTCTCGTAGAGGCCTCTTTTCTCCCTTTGCCCCACGGTATGAGGTGCCATGCTGTGATTGGGCTGATTTCAGGTGGAAGCTTAACCTGTCACCTATTTGGCCAAGTGCCAGCATGGAATCACTCCTTTGGGTGATAGGTATTGGGCCTAGGACCTCAGCGGATGGTCACCCCAAGTCCgcacttttttttcctccctcagcAGCTGTCTGATCACCTGCTTCCCCAAAACAAAGCCACCTTGGGGTCAGGGCTCTcccaggggagcggggagggaaaCACTTCCTGACACACAGCCaagctaccccccccccctttccctgaCCCAAGGCCAGGTTCACACCCTGCTGTCCTGTTCCAGCCTGCCTCTCCCTTTGCGTGTTCTTCCGCCTTCTCACCCCCACATCAGCCTTAGTCCCATTCATAGGGCAACTCCAAGCTTTCATCACACCTGGAAGCCTCACCCCGGCTAGGTTTGTGTGTCAGCCAGGTTTTACGGGAAGGGCCtggaaaagaagacaaaaggccTGGAATGTATTGGGGACAGTCACTTCCCCTCTTAGAACATTGAGTGTCCGATGACCAAAAAAGAAATGGCAATTAATGCAGGGGCAATCTCATTAACTTGTTTATTCCAAACATTTGCTGAATGCTTTTCAGGCACCAGGGACATAGCAATAAACCAGACAGCCAAGGGTGTGCTTtcaaggagcttacattctatAACAGGGGAGACAGGCAGGACAAAGTcagtaaagaaggaaaaacagatgCTATGATGACAAGTGCCAAGATGAACGCTAAAATACAataatggccctggctggtgtggataagtggttagagcatcagcttgaggaccaaagggtctcaggtttgattcccagtcaagggcacatacctggcttgCAGATTCTATCTCCCACCCCTGTgtgggcgcgtgcaggaggcagtcaatcaatgtgcctctctcacatagatggttctctctctctctctctctctctctctctctctctctctctctctctctctctttctctctgtcctgtcccccccccccccctgctctcgctctcgctctctcccttcctccctttctccctccctcccttccactctttctaaaaatcaatggaaaaaatgtcatctggttaggattaacaacaacaacaaaaaatacaattatgTACTACAAAATGATGTGTCCCAATGCTTGGGATGACAATTTAGATTCGGTGACTGATGAGACAAAAGCTTCTCTGAGCAGGTAACATGTAAGCTGAAGCATGAATAAGAAGAAGGAACCAGATTTGTGGTCATCCCTGGCAAAAGCAGTCCAAGCCATGCAAATAGTGCAAAAACTAGGTGGGAACAAGTGTGGAGCATTCAAGGAACACaagcaggccagaaaggaaggagggatagAAGATAACATTGGAGCAAAGGCTAGGGACAGATAACAGTGGATGTTATAGAGCTAAGTAGACATTGGATTTTATGCCCTAGCATTGTGAACATCAAATGAGATGTCAATGGGGAAGTACAGTTATGAAGAATTCTTTCCCGTCTTCCCCTACCTGCTCTCTGGCCCTCAGGTGCCAGGGACCCACTTCTAAGGAAGCAGAGTCCAAATGGGCTACTCTGCTTTCCTTATCTATTGaccatgagaaaactgaggcttggagactTACTGGCCATGGGGCACTAGTGAGTCGAAGGGGTTAGAAACCCTGGcatcctgcctcccagccctgcgCTGGGTTCCCAGGCCTCTGGAGAGCCAGGTCCATGATACTCTGAGTGCCACTAACTGACTCACTGCTAAGCCATGTAGACCTTAGCAGTGGGGAGGAACTGGACAAAAGGGGTGCTGGTGACgagaaaggggagaagggaaCTTAGAGAGGAACCAATCTGAGTCTCTTCCCCACCGTGGCTAAGATGTCTACACTAGTAGGTTGGTTCACCCAAACATGGCTGTGCATGATAATCACCTGGGAATTTATTGAAGATAAAAAGGCCTAAGCCCCAGCCCAGTCCTCCTAATTCAAGATCTCTTGGGGCGGGGCCCAAGCATTTAAACTTTGGGCAAGTAATTCTTAACATTGGCCAGGCTCAGAAGCTAATCGGTCTGCATAATTAACCAGGATAAGGTGTCAAGCATCTGAACAAAATCTGAATCTCTACAGCAGAGGTAGGGGAGCTTTATGTAAAGACACTTCCCACGTGCTCAATACTTCACATGCATTATCTTGCGTGATCCTCCCAACTGTCCTACAACTAGACAATCCTCCCCATTTTAAAGGGTCGAAACTCAAAGAGGTGAGTACCAGGTCACCCTACTAGTAAGAATCTCAGCCTCTGATTTTTCTTGGGCTTTTGCTCTTAAGCTCAACATTACcctgaataaatggatgaagtGACAGCCACCCTCTCCCTGCTTCTAGCAACAGTAACATCATCAGCTTTACTGAGGCTCAGTGCTCCATCTATCCTGGGGATGAGGATAAGAATCTGTCTCTCAGGCTGCAATGAGGATTAGGTAAGGGCAGCAGGGCAGCCAGTGAAATGGGTACACTCTCAGAAGCCAGACAGCCATGGGTTCAAATTTTGTTTCTGCTATTTTTTTAGCTTTCTAACTTTGGATATGTTATTCAACTTCTCTGACCTAcagtttgctcatctgcaaaatgaagataatagtaACTATTATTATAGGACTCTTGTATGATTAAATCGGATCATGTGCATAAAGCAGAATATGATGTCTGGCCCATAGTAGTTGCTTACTCAGTGAcagctgttattaaaaataaatgtttcttcctttctttctttctttctttttctttctttctttctttctttctttctttctttctttctttctttctttctttctttcttctttcttccttcctttctttctttctttctttctttctttctttctttttcccttttcctccccttccctcccctgccttcctctctccctctctcccattcttcctccacccttccttccttccttccttccttccttccttccttccttccttccttccttccttccttccagtggGAACTTAAATAAGATGCTGTATTACCCTGGGCCTCAGAACTGAAGTGGTCCCTCTCTGCTGATAGATGGCCATGCTtaccggtggggtggggggaggtggtggtggtggtggtgatctgCAAGGCAACTCAGAGTTTTGGGAACCTCCACCCAAGAAAGCAACCCTGCCcagcggcatggctcagtggttgagcatgacctatggaccaggaggtcacggtttgattccctgtcagggcacatgcccaggttgcaggctccaatctcagtagagggtgtgcaggaagcagctgatcaatgattctctcttattattgatgtttctatctttttctcttcctctctgaaatcaataaaaatactttaaaaaaaagaaaagaaaaaagaaaagaaaagaaaagaaaagaaagcaatccTGGCTCAGAGCTCAGAGAGAAGCATGTGCTCCCTGAGGGAGAGGATTCAGCTGCCTTCTTCCACCGACCAGGAGAAGTGAATCCTAAGCAGACCCAGAGCTCTGCTGACTGGGGAGAGGGGTAAAGGAAGGTAGCTTCCATTGAGGATACCTTTATTACCAGGTGGTCATAAGCCAGAGTCACCCAAACTTGGAAGTTCAAGGTAAGAGGTCATTGCTCCTTGCCCCAAGTGGACTTCTCTTCAGAAACATCTCTGAACCCTGCTCTCTCAGTTTTGGGGATGAGCTCAGGCTTGCCCTTTGTAGTCCCTATGAACCTCCTACGCTGCCTGGAGGAAGTACCAGATAACACCTCATGCATACTTGGGGATCGACAGGCTCTCCTGTCTGATTGTCTGGGGTCAGGATCTACTTGAATAGAAGGAATAGGAATGGATGAGGTGGGGAGAGTTGAGAGGTTCAGGAACTCTGTCATCCCCAGAGGATGTGGGAGAAGGGACATTTATAATAATGTACTTGGCTTAGGCCTGGAGTCTAAGCCATCCTCCTCCATTTTGGGGCCCATTCTGTGACTCTGAGGATTCAACGACTCCAGTGCCAGGACTTGGCCACTTGCCCTAGCACTGATGGCTGTCAGCAGGGAGGGAGCAAGTGATCCCTCACTCACCCATCATACAACCCACCTCCCTCTTcaagcctcaggttcctcatatgtaaaatgagggGTGAAACAATTGTTCTGTTTGGGGCATTGGCCGGATGCCATTCCTCATGAATTGTTTGCAGTCATGCTTTTGAAGCAATTTTATGATAATCAATAGTGGCTGATCTACAGGACACGATAGCCttttttctctgtgcctcagcttcttcatctgtaagtGGGGAAACTAGCAATCACCTAAAAGGTTCTTGTGATGAAGGAGAAAATGCTTGGCAAAATGGAAAGCTCTACGTAAATAGGTCAGTACTGTTATTAACTTCTCTGGGGCTCAACCTTGGAATGAGGTCACAGCACATCCGGAACCAAGAATGTGTAAGTTCAGTTTCTCTTAGGAAGGTGGTCACAGAGCTGCAGTTTAATAGTTTAGCATTATCCATTTGCTCTTTTTAATAACTGAGggttccctagccggtttgactcagtgaatagagcattggcctgtggaccaaagggtcccaggttggattcaggtcaagggcaacATCcagtggttgcaggctcctcctccgcCTGGTCAGCTCCAgctcgtgcagaaggcaaccaatcaatgtgtttctgtcacatcaatgtttctctttgtctttccctctctcttccatgctctctaaaaagaTCGATGAAAAAAacatcctctggtaaggattaagaaaaaaaaaaaaaaagaattgagggTTGATCTAAGACAGTGGTTCACAAAGGAAGAGATACTGACCCCTAGAGGACATTTTTGGAATCGCGGGGAGTTTTTGGTTGTCACTGATTGGGCAGTCAGTCCTCAGGCATTTGGGAGTGGAAAAGCTGTCAGGCCCACATAATTAAGAATTGTCTAGCATTCCACACTGCTTTTAAGTGTCCCCTCAGCCATTCATATGGatgaaaaatgtaattataattatttgcaCTGAGAATTATCTctaatgtcaaaaaaaaaaaaaaaaagcttttgcactGAGTTTTCCAGGAATTAAATTGATGTGAATTGTTCATCTTGGTGTTATCTGAATGGCCAAACAACACAGCTGTAGCAGTCAGTATTTGTAGctgtcattttcaaaataagtcTGTGTAGATGCAAGCAGTGGGCTACTTCATTGAAATTTCTAGCGTAGTTGTGACCAAGCCTTTGCATgttcaaacattttaaatcattctCTCTTTTAGGTTAATTAGGGCATTGACTTTCTTTACAGAGTAAATGTGCAGATAGGATATTACCTGTGAACTTTATTTCAAGATAGTAAGCAAGTATTAACAAcatgtataaaaagaaaatattgattgTGAAAGGATTGAGCGCCACTCACTCAAGAGATAGCCACTTGAAAAGCCTTCCTGTCTCCTTTGTAAAAATGCTGTGCTAGATGCTATTACACATAAGGTCCCTGATCAGTGCCTGAATAAAGTGTAATAAATTCTTCATGTAGGTCAGGGTTAGGAAGTTTGACTCATGCCTATCTGATATAGGCA from Eptesicus fuscus isolate TK198812 chromosome 6, DD_ASM_mEF_20220401, whole genome shotgun sequence encodes the following:
- the HBEGF gene encoding proheparin-binding EGF-like growth factor isoform X1, giving the protein MKLLPSVVLKLFLAAVLSALVTGESLERLRRGLAGGTSNLGSPTESTDQLLPPGGDRGREVLDLEEADLDLFRAPFSSKPQALATPSKEERGKRKKKGKGLGKKRDPCLRKYKDFCIHGECKYVKELRAPSCICHVGYHGERCHGLSLPVENRLSTYDHTTILAVVAVVLSSVCLLVIVGLLMFRNQLGTATSEKTHADHRLCRGEGLHNQP
- the HBEGF gene encoding proheparin-binding EGF-like growth factor isoform X2 — translated: MKLLPSVVLKLFLAAVLSALVTGESLERLRRGLAGGTSNLGSPTESTDQLLPPGGDRGREVLDLEEADLDLFRAPFSSKPQALATPSKEERGKRKKKGKGLGKKRDPCLRKYKDFCIHGECKYVKELRAPSCICHVGYHGERCHGLSLPVENRLSTYDHTTILAVVAVVLSSVCLLVIVGLLMFRYHRRGGYDVENEEKVKLGMTTSH